The following are from one region of the Acanthopagrus latus isolate v.2019 chromosome 2, fAcaLat1.1, whole genome shotgun sequence genome:
- the LOC119007776 gene encoding tubulin-specific chaperone cofactor E-like protein isoform X2: MSALPGTLEPSVQTQKKTVSSDSGQTKGNIPSAEGEAVQWDLAMDPPENMEGRTFVEVMSEKYSPENFPYRRGPGMGVVVVPTAGPQGSPMKDRLNLPSVLVLNSCGISRAGDQTEIAAFCAHVIELDLSHNKLRDWLEISKIVSNIPHLEFLNLSSNPLQGMHLESQWAEAFCRVRRLVLNNTQVSWDTLLLLTREIPELEELFLCLNEYSSVSASSVACPTLRLLHITDNSLKDWAEVRKFGSMFPSLDTLVMANNNLASIQDNKDILPRLFPNLRSINLNNSGLNQWGDIEKLNFFPKLEEVRLQGIPLLQAYTNAERRSLMIAQLPSISLLNGSVVTDSEREDAERFFIRYYFDYPEEELPYRYHSLVTKYGRLEPLAEIDLRPRCRAQVEVHCEEKVEQLNIRLDQTVAELKKQLTTVVQLSTNSMRLYYIDKCSAFGPEEMRYNTRVLHSYSIQDGDEILVVPKIK, encoded by the exons ATGTCAGCCCTGCCAGGCACTCTGGA GCCATCGgtacaaacacagaagaagacagtgaGCAGTGATAGTGGTCAAACTAAAGGAAACATCCCTTCAG CTGAGGGGGAGGCTGTTCAGTGGGACTTAGCCATGGATCCACCAGAGAACATGGAGGGTCGTACCTTTGTGGAGGTGATGAGTGAAAAGTACAGTCCAGAGAACTTCCCATACCGCAGAGGGCCTGGtatgggggtggtggtggtgcccACTGCAGGTCCTCAAGGCTCTCCTATGAAAG ACCGTCTGAACCTGCCCAGTGTGTTGGTGTTGAATAGCTGTGGGATCAGCAGGGCGGGAGACCAGACTGAGATCGCTGCCTTCTGTGCTCATGTCATAGAGCTGGACCTGTCCCATAACAAGCTGCGGGACTGGCTTGAG ATCAGCAAAATTGTGTCCAACATCCCACACTTGGAGTTCCTGAACCTGAGCTCCAACCCTCTGCAAGGAATGCACCTTGAGTCACAGTGGGCTGAAGCCTTTTGTCGGGTCCGACGCCTCGTCCTAAACAACACTCAAGTGTCCTGGGACACCTTGCTTTTGCTCACCAGGGAGATACCTGA GCTGGAGGAGTTGTTCCTTTGCCTTAATGAGTACAGTAGTGTGAGTGCCTCCAGTGTGGCCTGCCCCACCTTGCGCCTGCTTCATATCACCGACAACAGCCTCAAGGATTGGGCCGAAGTCCGCAAGTTTGGCTCCATGTTCCCCAGCCTTGACACGCTGGTCATGGCCAACAACAACTTAGCCTCTATCCAGGACAACAAGGATATCCTGCCGCGACTCTTTCCCAACCTACGCAGCATCAACCTGAACAACTCAG gTCTCAACCAATGGGGTGACATTGAGAAGCTGAACTTCTTCCCTAAGTTAGAGGAAGTACGGCTGCAGGGCATTCCCTTACTGCAGGCCTACACCAATGCAGAGCGACGCAGCCTCATGATAGCACA GCTTCCTTCAATATCACTGTTAAATGGCAGTGTTGTGACTGACAGTGAAAGAGAAGACGCAGAACGGTTCTTCATCCGTTACTACTTTGACTACCCTGAGGAAGAGCTGCCTTACAG atACCATTCCCTGGTAACCAAGTATGGGAGGCTGGAACCGCTTGCTGAGATTGATCTTCGACCTCGGTGTCGTGCCCAGGTGGAGGTTCACTGTGAGGAAAAAGTGGAGCAG ctGAACATCCGCTTGGACCAGACGGTAGCTGAACTGAAGAAGCAGCTGACAACAGTGGTCCAGCTGTCCACCAATAGCATGAGGCTCTATTACATTGATAAGTGCAGCGCCTTTGGTCCAGAGGAAATGCGTTACAACACCCGGGTTCTCCATTCCTACAGCATTCAAGATGGGGATGAAATACTGGTGGTGCCCAAGATCAAGTGA
- the LOC119007776 gene encoding tubulin-specific chaperone cofactor E-like protein isoform X1, with protein sequence MSALPGTLEPSVQTQKKTVSSDSGQTKGNIPSAEGEAVQWDLAMDPPENMEGRTFVEVMSEKYSPENFPYRRGPGMGVVVVPTAGPQGSPMKDRLNLPSVLVLNSCGISRAGDQTEIAAFCAHVIELDLSHNKLRDWLEISKIVSNIPHLEFLNLSSNPLQGMHLESQWAEAFCRVRRLVLNNTQVSWDTLLLLTREIPELEELFLCLNEYSSVSASSVACPTLRLLHITDNSLKDWAEVRKFGSMFPSLDTLVMANNNLASIQDNKDILPRLFPNLRSINLNNSGLNQWGDIEKLNFFPKLEEVRLQGIPLLQAYTNAERRSLMIAQLPSISLLNGSVVTDSEREDAERFFIRYYFDYPEEELPYRYHSLVTKYGRLEPLAEIDLRPRCRAQVEVHCEEKVEQLNIRLDQTVAELKKQLTTVVQLSTNSMRLYYIDKCSAFGPEEMRYNTRVLHSYSIQDGDEILVVPKIKASTGANGQICHTGEPT encoded by the exons ATGTCAGCCCTGCCAGGCACTCTGGA GCCATCGgtacaaacacagaagaagacagtgaGCAGTGATAGTGGTCAAACTAAAGGAAACATCCCTTCAG CTGAGGGGGAGGCTGTTCAGTGGGACTTAGCCATGGATCCACCAGAGAACATGGAGGGTCGTACCTTTGTGGAGGTGATGAGTGAAAAGTACAGTCCAGAGAACTTCCCATACCGCAGAGGGCCTGGtatgggggtggtggtggtgcccACTGCAGGTCCTCAAGGCTCTCCTATGAAAG ACCGTCTGAACCTGCCCAGTGTGTTGGTGTTGAATAGCTGTGGGATCAGCAGGGCGGGAGACCAGACTGAGATCGCTGCCTTCTGTGCTCATGTCATAGAGCTGGACCTGTCCCATAACAAGCTGCGGGACTGGCTTGAG ATCAGCAAAATTGTGTCCAACATCCCACACTTGGAGTTCCTGAACCTGAGCTCCAACCCTCTGCAAGGAATGCACCTTGAGTCACAGTGGGCTGAAGCCTTTTGTCGGGTCCGACGCCTCGTCCTAAACAACACTCAAGTGTCCTGGGACACCTTGCTTTTGCTCACCAGGGAGATACCTGA GCTGGAGGAGTTGTTCCTTTGCCTTAATGAGTACAGTAGTGTGAGTGCCTCCAGTGTGGCCTGCCCCACCTTGCGCCTGCTTCATATCACCGACAACAGCCTCAAGGATTGGGCCGAAGTCCGCAAGTTTGGCTCCATGTTCCCCAGCCTTGACACGCTGGTCATGGCCAACAACAACTTAGCCTCTATCCAGGACAACAAGGATATCCTGCCGCGACTCTTTCCCAACCTACGCAGCATCAACCTGAACAACTCAG gTCTCAACCAATGGGGTGACATTGAGAAGCTGAACTTCTTCCCTAAGTTAGAGGAAGTACGGCTGCAGGGCATTCCCTTACTGCAGGCCTACACCAATGCAGAGCGACGCAGCCTCATGATAGCACA GCTTCCTTCAATATCACTGTTAAATGGCAGTGTTGTGACTGACAGTGAAAGAGAAGACGCAGAACGGTTCTTCATCCGTTACTACTTTGACTACCCTGAGGAAGAGCTGCCTTACAG atACCATTCCCTGGTAACCAAGTATGGGAGGCTGGAACCGCTTGCTGAGATTGATCTTCGACCTCGGTGTCGTGCCCAGGTGGAGGTTCACTGTGAGGAAAAAGTGGAGCAG ctGAACATCCGCTTGGACCAGACGGTAGCTGAACTGAAGAAGCAGCTGACAACAGTGGTCCAGCTGTCCACCAATAGCATGAGGCTCTATTACATTGATAAGTGCAGCGCCTTTGGTCCAGAGGAAATGCGTTACAACACCCGGGTTCTCCATTCCTACAGCATTCAAGATGGGGATGAAATACTGGTGGTGCCCAAGATCAA GGCATCCACTGGAGCTAATGGACAAATCTGTCACACTGGTGAACCGACCTAG